A genomic region of Cotesia glomerata isolate CgM1 linkage group LG9, MPM_Cglom_v2.3, whole genome shotgun sequence contains the following coding sequences:
- the LOC123271861 gene encoding uncharacterized protein LOC123271861: MEQLIRRVREINRRITETGLRLSKIFLYPERINFLNHRLNQLHLSQNQQQTGARGDSSFHNRDSFGRRSGHDSQGQYTGPGMALPPFQSPYQNLNRGTRYFMHERRRKDILSSLKLGNLIFPQDRMSVEEFLHAVESRAHREGWTEDEVLGSMGYILRGTPARWFDNNYQRWGSYTQFKMEFRKAFGSAMTDYQIIHDIGKLRMKPGENFTEFVLKVQQKYLTMMSPPSIEDQVTNIRNYLTDELRTLVFSRPVYSYEDLLNALHEASRCIEEAGQSCQTQETVKPQEKTKVGVIGPTVEKGSCQEEELELSGYRTPTTSYDNKYGVQVRTNQNHYRQPHRFQTPRIPRPCYNCGVPGHSFVGCENPRQDVCNNCLKSGHTRQNCPLLTIDNRRKSSLDSVNSSEQCNDPRTENERKTHLHLSLVPRRFSSFKEQQWGLVRVR; encoded by the coding sequence ATGGAACAGCTCATCCGTCGGGTCCGAGAAATCAACCGGAGAATAACAGAGACAGGACTGAGGCTGAGCAAAATATTCCTCTATCCAGAAAGGATCAATTTCCTCAATCACCGACTGAATCAGCTTCACCTTTCCCAGAATCAACAACAGACAGGTGCACGAGGTGACTCTTCGTTTCATAACCGAGATAGTTTTGGACGAAGGTCAGGCCACGACTCCCAAGGCCAATACACAGGGCCGGGGATGGCTCTACCTCCGTTCCAAAGTCCATACCAAAATTTGAACAGAGGCACCAGGTACTTTATGCACGAAAGAAGGCGCAAAGATATTTTATCAAGTCTGAAGCTTGGTAACCTGATCTTTCCACAAGATAGAATGTCTGTCGAAGAATTTCTGCATGCGGTCGAGAGCAGAGCACACCGTGAAGGCTGGACAGAAGACGAAGTCCTGGGTTCCATGGGGTACATACTCCGAGGAACACCAGCACGCTGGTTTGATAACAACTACCAGCGCTGGGGTTCTTATACTCAATTCAAGATGGAATTCCGCAAGGCTTTTGGTAGTGCAATGACAGATTACCAAATAATTCACGATATTGGTAAACTGAGGATGAAACCCGGGGAAAATTTCACGGAGTTTGTGTTAAAGGTTCAGCAAAAATATTTGACCATGATGAGTCCTCCATCCATAGAGGATCAAGTGACAAATATTAGAAACTATCTAACTGATGAACTGCGAACTCTGGTTTTCTCTAGGCCGGTATACTCATACGAAGACCTTTTGAACGCTCTGCATGAAGCCTCGAGGTGCATCGAAGAAGCTGGACAGTCTTGTCAGACTCAAGAAACAGTAAAGCCCCAGGAGAAGACAAAGGTTGGGGTGATTGGGCCTACAGTCGAAAAAGGGAGCTGCCAGGAAGAAGAGTTGGAACTATCAGGCTACAGAACTCCAACCACATCGTACGATAATAAGTATGGGGTTCAGGTGAGAACAAACCAGAACCATTATCGGCAGCCTCATAGATTTCAGACTCCAAGAATTCCCAGGCCGTGTTACAACTGTGGTGTTCCTGGACACTCCTTTGTGGGTTGCGAAAACCCTAGACAAGATGTCTGTAACAATTGTCTCAAAAGTGGTCACACTCGACAAAACTGTCCGCTGTTGACAATCGATAACCGTAGGAAAAGCTCTTTGGATAGTGTAAACTCTAGTGAGCAGTGTAATGATCCCAGAACTGAAAATGAACGGAAAACCCACTTACACCTGTCCCTAGTTCCCCGTCGGTTCAGTTCGTTCAAGGAGCAGCAATGGGGTCTAGTGAGGGTTCGATAA